The nucleotide window ACAAGGGCTCCTGAATGAAATAGGCACCTGCAGAAGGAGAAACAAAGAGAGAGCCTTTGGGGCTATCGGACTGATAAAGCTCCTGGGCATTCTTGCTGGTGACGGCCTGGTAGAGCGACTCACTGAAATCGGTTTGTCCGGACGGGCGGTGAGGGGTTGCTGCCTGTGTTTGCGCTGATATTGGTTTCAGTGAGCTTTCGTCGGGGGAGGCATCCTCCAGTGTTCTGGAGACATCTTCCAGAACGGAAATCAGCTGCATGACCCTGAACGGATGAGAAAGTGTATAGGCTGCGGAGGGTTTGCTTTCATTGTTGTGGTAAATGACGATGCAGGGCTTGTCGCTGTTTTGCCACTGACGACTGGTGTCACTGTCGTCATTGGCGAGCATCAGCACATCGGCCTCATCAGGCTCAGCCTGCATCCATTCCACGCTGGAACGACCATTCATGATCTTGAGCATGGAAAGGCAGGCGCTGGTGGTATCCGCCTCGAGTCCAACAAATGCAAGCTTTCTGTTTTCCATTGCCGCTCTCCGTGCGGTTCGCATACCCCATGGTGGGTAGCGCACTACTGATCTTGGCACCTTCTTCACAAAACATCTGAACTTCTTTCCTTCTTTGTAGGGATGAAGCCATGGGGTGGCAAAGAGATGGCGATGAACGGCCCGTTGAGATGGCTGAAAAATCAACTATAGGGAAAGCAAGTGGAACGTTTGTCCAAATGGCTGCATATTCCGTAAGACAATAGCCTGGACGCTTGTAAGAGATGTCTTACAGTGTCTGGCCCGTCTTGCGGAACTGGCCCGGAGTCTGGCCTGTATGGCGTTTAAAGCTGCGCTGGAAGGAGCGGATATCGGAGTAGCCAAGGGCATCTGCAATGAAGGTTTGAGCCTGATCGGTATTGCGAAGTAGCTGCTTTGCCTGGTCAAGGCGAATCTCATCCAGCAATTTCTGCCAGCTCTGGCCCTCATCTGCCAGATGGCGGTGCAGGGTGCGGATATTCATGCCCAATCGTTCGGCCACGGCCTCTTTGCGAGGCAGGGTGTGGCCAATGGCATCCTTGATGCATTGGCGAACCCGCTGACTGAGGCTGGTTTCAATACCCAGCTGTGCCAGTTGTGCGGTGGCGTGGGCTTCCAGTGTCGAAAGCAGCAATGGATCAGGCTGGCGAGTGGGTAGCATGAGCAGGTCCGGCGCACCGACCAGGGCCGAGTGGGGCTGCCCGAAACGCACAGGGCAGTGGAAGATACGCTCGTATTCGGCTATCTGCGTTGCCGCTGGTTCCGGGTGTTCGAGCAGAACTTCCGCAGGGGCAAGTTTGTCATTGCCGGTGAGCCAGCGGGCATAACATAGCCAGGAGCTGAGCACGTTGTCGATCAGGTGGCGCCGCACGGGCTGGTCCGGGTAGCGGCAGTGCCAACGAATCTGGGCTTGCTCACTTTCCATATTGATGTCGGTGGTGCCCATGTCCCCCACCAGGCGTTCGTACAGCGTGACCTTGAGCAGTGCCTCGTGGAGTGTATGCACACTCATTGAGATATAGCCCATCACATTGTACGAACCCGGCTGGATGAAGGCAGAGGTGTGAAGGCCAAACAGAGGGTCCCCGGACTGGTCAGCCAGGCGCTGCAGAAGGCGCTGAAACTCCCGCCCATCGATTCGGGCTTCGGGTCGCAGGGCTTGCTCTGGATCAATGCCTGCATGGATCAGAGCAGCAGCGGTATCCAGCCCCAGCTTGTCGGCATGGGCCAGATACTGCTGCAGTGCGGCACTGCTGATTTCACCCAGATCACTCATGGCCGATTACTCCAGCTCGAAGGTGATCTGTACCTGGGCGGTGATGTCGGTTTCGCCAGCGCGGAAGCTGTCAGCGGCGCCTTCCTTGCTACGGGCCATCATCATCATGGGGCGAGGGCTGCCGACGGTATGGGACTCAATGCGAATGGCCTCACCCACATCACGGCCGGCGGCTTTTGCGATGACGTTTGCCCGCTTTCTGGCGTCCTCAACGGCATTCTTCAGGGCCGCGTCTGAGAGGGTATCGGCATTGCTGACTTCGCTACCGGCGGGCTGAATGTTGCGGATATTCAGTTTTGCCAGGCCGTCGAGCAATTCGGCATAGGTGTCGAGCCCGTTGACCCGGAAATGGACAGAGCGGGAGACCTGATGGCCGATCAGCTTTTGCTCCGGCTGGTACTGCCACTGCGGGGAAACGCGGAATTCTGTGGCGCGGGTTTGCGCTTCCGGGATGTCCAGATCATCGGCCAGTTCCAACATGGCTTCGACCTGATCATCGACTCGGGATTTCATGGCATCAATATCTGAGCCTTCTTCCTGCGCCGTGGCATTGACGGAAAAGATGTCCGGGGTGGCGGTTACCTCACCGTGGCCGGAAACCGTGATGCTGTCACGCTCCTGGGGCAGAGGGGTTGGGCCGCAGGCAGAGAGAAACAGAATTGAGAGGCTGGCCAGACACGCTACGTTAAAGCCTTTCATGATATCTCCTTGTTATTTTGTATACCCAGTAGCGCCTATTGTGCGAATTTCACCGAGGATAGCCAGTGCATTGCACCGGGTTTGTGGTGATTCTTTTTCTATCATGAATGAAGGAGGGGCGCGCAGTACGTTGAGCCCCTTGGTTGATAGCGCGTAAGTCCCTATCATCGCAGCCTGCGACATGGGAGTAGAAGGCATGAGTGCAGCAGAGCAGACAATACGGGAACAGCTTGGCCGCTTCGTGCCGGAAGATCTGGGTGTGAGTCTGGATCAGGCCGGTGCTGAAATCGGCATTCAAACCAGCAGCGATACGGTGACTGCCTCGGTGACATTGGGATACCCCTGTGCAGGAGTTGAGAGCCAGCTGCAAAGTCAGATGCGAGCGCATCTGGACGCTTTGCTGGAGGGGCGCGAATTTATTCTTGTGCTGAAAAGTCAGGTGGCTGCCCATCGTACCCAGTCCGACATGCCGGCCCTGGACCAGGTGGCCAACGTGATTGCTGTAGCCTCTGGCAAAGGCGGGGTGGGCAAGTCCACAACGGCAGTGAATCTGGCCCTTGCTCTGCAGGCGGAAGGTGCCCGGGTGGGGCTGCTGGATGCGGATGTGTTCGGTCCCAGCCAGCCACTGATGCTGGGCAAGCCTGATGGTACCCGTCCCGAAGTGTTGGACGGCAAGACTTTTGTGCCGGTGGACGCCTATGGCCTGCAGACCATGTCCATGGGCTATCTGACCACCCAGCAGACACCGGTGGTGTGGCGTGGCCCGAAGGCCAGTGGCGCATTGGTTCAGATGATGGAACAGACCCGCTGGCAGCAGCTTGATTACCTGCTGGTGGATCTCCCTCCGGGCACCGGGGATATTCAGTTAACTCTTGCCCAGAAGATCCCGGTGGCGGGTGCGGTTGTGATTACGACGCCACAGGACATTGCGTTGCTGGATGCCATCAAGGGGGTAGAGATGTTCCGCAAGGTGGATATCCGGGTGCTGGGAATCGTTGAGAATATGGCGGTGCATATCTGCAGCGAGTGCGGTCACCAGGAACACGTATTCGGTCAGGGTGGCGGTGAACGTATGGCTCAGGACTACGATACCGAGGTGCTGGCTGCGCTGCCGCTCTCCCTGAAGATCCGCGAACAGGCCGATAGTGGCAAACCGGTAGTGGCGGCCTGTCCGGATAGCGAGGAGGCCGCCTTGTACCGCAAGGCGGCAAGGCGCATGGCGGCACGACTGTCGTTGACCAGCAAGGGCAAACGGGCTTTCCCGAAGGTGACACAGCACTGAAATGCTGTTGGATACCGGAAGCCGGGCGTCTGAATGGTCCGCGTCTGGTATCCGGCGTCCAGCGTCTATACCATTGAGCGCTTGAAATTACTGGCCCTATTTCGGAACCGAGAGGCAGGAATGACTATTAAATCGGATCGCTGGATTACCCGCATGGCCAATGAGCACGGCATGATCGAGCCTTTCCAGGCCGAGCAGGTGCGTGCCGATGCCAGTGGCAACAAGCTGATTTCCTACGGCGTATCCAGCTATGGATATGACGTGCGCTGCGCGGATGAATTCAAGGTGTTCACCAACATCCATTCCGCCACGGTGGATCCCAAGCACTTCGATGAGCGCAGCTTCGTGGATATCAAGGGAGAGTACTGCATCATCCCGCCGAACTCTTTCGCGCTGGCGCGCACGGTGGAGTACTTCCGGATTCCGCGTAATGTATTGACGGTGTGTCTGGGCAAATCCACCTATGCTCGCTGCGGCATCATTGTGAACGTGACGCCGCTGGAGCCGGAGTGGGAAGGGCATGTGACCCTGGAATTCTCCAATACGACCACGCTGCCCGCGAAGATCTATGCCAATGAAGGTGTGGCACAGATGTTGTTCTTCGAGTCAGACGAGGTGTGTCAGACCTCCTACGGCGACCGTGGCGGAAAATATCAGGGCCAGCGTGGCGTTACCCTGCCTCGGGCGTAAGTCCTGAGGCTGGCCTGGCCGACTCTTCCTGATTGCTGACTGCCTGGGTGGCTGCGGTATCAGGATCCGGACCGCTGTAGTCTGTCATGATGAGCTCGGCCTTGAGGAAGGTGCTCTCGATGTGCTTTGCCTTGACCACCATGTAGTCAAGAGACGGCGCAACCCAGAACAGGGTGCGCCGTTTTTTCTTGCTGTCACCTTCGCGCTTCTTTTCCACTAGCAGCGTGTCCAGCTTGCCCAGCGGTGTCTTGATGGTTTCCCTGCCAATCACGGCAAAACGATGGGTACGAATGCGATCACCATAAACACTGGTGACGGAGTACTGATCGGCGCCTTCTGAAAACACGCAACGGCCCCTGAGCAGGATGGTAAGCTCATCCAGCGTGTTGTCAGGGATATCCAGGCTTTCCTTGTCGTCTTCGGAGACGTTGTGAACGCGGGGGGGCGCCCACTGGAAGTTCATGCGGTGATAGCGGTGTTGGCCGAAACCCTCGAATTCATGCAGGTAACGGCTGGTGCGTGGTTGACAGTCACGCCACTCGAAAAAGCTTTCTTCGGTGTTGGTGAGCAGGAAAGAACTGGCCTTGAGCAGCATGTGATAGCTGTCCTTTCCTTCGGCTGGTTCCAGCACCAGATCCGCCTTAACCGGCGTGGGTAGTTTGTTCACGTAGATGCGGAACTCGGCGGCGAAAGGCGCAAGAGTATCGGCATGGACCAAGCTTGAGAAAATCAGGGTCAGGCAAAGGAAAAACAAACGCACGGTTATTTCCCCTCCAGGGATTGCAACGTCATCACATGCTCTCCGTCTTTATTCTTTTGCTGCAACTGTACCAGAAGAAATTGATGGTTCGGTGCAAACCACATGAAAGTTTGTCGTGGGCTGTTGTCATCACGAACCCGCTGCACCTTCACTGTCTTGAGCCGTTCGCCATCAATCTTCAGGGTTTCCTCGCCCACCACCTTGAAGCGTTGGGTTTCCAGTGACCTTTCATCGGCCACATCCAGCTCGATATCTTTCTCGCCGCGCTCCAGTGCACATTGCAACGCCAGGCTGACAGAAAGCTCATCAGTGGCGGTGTCTGAGATCGGGTAGCTGAGCATGCCTTTGCCGCTGCGCTCGCTGGCAGCGATCCCCGTCTCCCTGTCCAGGTGGAGAGAGGCTTCCTTCAAACGTCCCAGTCCCTTTCGCATGTAGCCGTAATAGCTGCTTTGCGGCGTGCAGGACTGCCAGTTGAACAGCGCCGTCTCACGGATCTCGCCCAACCAGTTCTTGGCACTGACTTCCATTTTCCACAGGCCGCCTTTGACCTGCTTGAGTGTGCGGGTAGCGGTGATGGTAAACGGAACGCCCTCGCTCTTGAGGCGATAATCAAGGGTAAAGGGAGTGACAGGTGGCTGGGCCGAGGCAACAGGAGCCACGGCCAGGATTGGTGCCAGCAGCAATAAGACCCTAAGGGACCTGATGACCTTGTTCTGGTAAAGGCTTCCCATCCAGCAAGACTCCCTGCTCGTCGAGTGACAGGCGCTGTTCTGCGCGCCATTGCAACACCAGCGGGTAGAGCTGATGTTCGCGTATCTGTACACGATTGGACAAGGATTCCGGATTATCGTTCGCAACAATTTCGACCCGTGCCTGGGCAATCAGCGGACCACCATCCAGTTCTTCTGTAACAAAGTGGATAGAGCAGCCATGCTCACGGTCACCCGCTTCAAGGGCGCGTGCGTGGGTGTGCAGGCCCCGGTATTTGGGCAACAGGGACGGGTGGATATTGATGAGCTGACCGGTGTAGTGACGCACAAACAGGGGGGAGAGGATACGCATGAAGCCGGCCAGCACTACAGTTTCGGGCTTATACACGTCCAGTTTGTCGATCATGGCCTGATCGAACGCCTCGCGGCTATCGAATTGGCGGTGATCCAGCACTTCCGTTGGAATGCCCGCTTGCCTGGCCCTCTCCAGGCCCCCTGCATCTGCCTTGTTGGACAGCACCACAGCGACCTGGGCCTGCAAGCTACCTTCGGCAATCGCATCAAGGATGGCTTGAAGATTGGTGCCAGAGCCACTGATCAGGACAGCAAGGCGGTGAGACGAGGGGGTGGGAGTGTCGGTCATGGAGCCGGGTTCCGAAATGGGGAGGAGGGCTGCCAGAAGGCTGGCAGCCCGGCGTTATCAGTCTTTCAGGCCTTCCAGAACGACTTCTGGTTCGCCTTGCCCTTCGCGTATCTCGCCCATAAGGAATGCTTTCTCACCCTCGGCTTCCATCAGCGCCAGAGTGGCATCGACCTGATCCGCAGGCACCACGATGACCATGCCCACGCCACAGTTGAAGGTACGGTACATTTCAAATGCAGGTACCTGGCCTTCCTCCTGCAGCCACTGGAATACTGCCGGGAACTCCCAGCTGTTGGTGTCGATCACCGCCTGGGTATTTTCCGGCATGACCCGGGGCAGGTTTTCAGGCAGGCCGCCGCCAGTGATATGCGCCAGTGCATGAACTTCTACCTGCTCAATCAGCTTCAGTAGCGGTTTCACATAAATGCGGGTGGGGGCCAGCAGGTGCTCCATGAGCGGCTTGCCCTCCAGTTCGATATTGGTGTCTGCCTGGGCCATGATGCGGCGAACCAGAGAGTAACCATTGGAGTGGGGGCCACTGGAGGCGAGGGCGATCAGTTTGTCACCAGCCTGAACCTTGCTGCCATCGAGAACGCCGTCTTTCTCTACCACACCAACACAGAAGCCGGCCAAATCGTAATCTTCGCCTTCGTACATGCCCGGCATCTCGGCGGTTTCACCACCGATAAGGGCGCAGCCCGCCATTTCGCAGCCCTCACCGATCCCGGTAACAACACTAGTGGCCGTTTCCACGTCCAGTTTGCCGGTGGCGTAGTAGTCGAGGAAGAACAACGGCTCGGCGCCACCCACGATCAGGTCGTTGACACACATGGCAACCAGATCGATACCCACCTTGTCATGGCGGCCGGTATCAATTGCCAGGCGCAGTTTGGTGCCCACGCCATCGGTGCCGGCAACCAGAACCGGGTTCTTGTAGCGGGTGGGCAGCTCGCAGAGAGCGCCAAAACCGCCCAGGCCACCCAGGACCTCGGGGCGCCGGGTGCGCTTGGCCACAGGGGCAATACGCTTTACCAGCTCGTTTCCGGCATCGATGTCGACGCCAGCGTCACGGTAGGTCAGTGGCCGTTTCTGTTCGGTCATGGGGGGCTCCGGATTAATGAAGGCGCGTATTTTAAGAGTCCGGGGCCCATCTTTCCACCGCTGAGTGGAAGAGATTGGCAGAGAAAATCCGGTTCGCCAGTGTGCAACGAATAGGTGATAATAGCGCGCTTTGTAAGACTGGTTGGATTTGGCGCTCATGCGGAACTATGGAAAGCAGGTTGTAGCGGCACTGATATTGTTGCTGGGAGTGCCGGTGGCACTGGCAGGAACCCTCGATACGGTGTCGGTTTCGGTGGAAAACCGGACCCCGGAAGAACAGCAGCGGGCGTTGGGTGAGGCGCTCAATCAGGTGCTGGTGCGCCTGAGCGGCAAGCCGTCTGTGCTGGAGCTGCCGGTGGCCGGGGAAGCTGCCGAGCAGCTCAACCGCTGGGTGATTCGTCAGGACTTCCGTGATGGGCAGCTGGTGGCGCGCTTTGATACGGGTGGTTTGATGCAGCTGCTGTCATCACGCCGGGCCCCGGTGTGGGGCGTGCCGCGTCCCCGTGTGCTGGTGTGGCTGGTCGATCAGGGCACTGGCAAGGGCAGTATGGTGAACCCCGGGCATCCGGATTTCGCCATGCTCAAGCAGGAGGCAGACCGTCGAGGGCTCGATGTGGTGCTTCCGGAGTGGGATTCCGTTGATCGTGGTGCTCTGGCGGTGGCCGACATCCGAGGCCGTTTCGATAACCAGATTCTCGATGCCTCCGCCCGATACCCCCATGAAATGGTGCTGGCGGCGGTGCTCTATAGTGGCAGTCCGGCAACGGTCAGCTGGCGAGTATTGCAGGGCCGCAAGACACTGGATGATGGCCGCCTTAAAGCGGATTCCACAGAGCAGGCTATTGCGGATCTGGTCGACAGCGTGACCAATCAGTTGGCGGATCGTTTTGCCGTTGCCGGAGGGGCCAGTGACCAGCGTACCCTGTTGACCGTTGAAACGGTGGGATCACTCGGCGACTGGAAATCCCTGCGTGACTTCCTGGCTGGCCTGGGGGGCGTCCAGAGTGTATCTCTGGTGCAGGTCTCCGGCGATTCCCTGATCTATGGGCTGGATTTTGCCGGCAGTGACGCCCAGTTGCGCGACTTGTTGTCCCTGTCTTCATCGCTGACGCCCTGCCCTGATGAGACCGTGGCCGGGCCCCAGTGGCGTTACTGCTGGCGTCGCTGATCAATGGCCTCACAACTACCGCTTGCCCTGCAGCTTCGCGAGGGCAATGACCTCTCGAACTTTATCGTTGGTGAAAATGGCGCCCTGTTTCAGGGTGTCCGGGAAGCCGTTGTCGGTGTCGACCGCCAGGCCTTTATCTGGGGCCCTGACGGTCAGGGCAAGAGCCACCTGCTGGAAGGGGCGGTGCGCCTGGCGCAGCTGCATGGTTTGAATGCCTGTCTGTTGCCGGCTGAAGAGCTTCTACCTCTGAGTCCGGAAGTGCTGGAGTCCATGGAGCAGTTTGACCTGCTGGCGGTGGATGACTGCCAGCATTTCGCCGGCGATGCGCGCTGGGAAGAAGCCCTGTTTCACCTTTACAACCGCTTGATGGCCAGAGGAGGACGCTTGTTGGTCACGGCCAATGCGTCGCCAGTGGCCATGGGGCTGATGCTGCCAGATCTGGCTACCCGCCTGGCTGCGGGACCGGTTTACCGGCTTCAGGCTCTGGGGGACGAAGGGCTGGAATCCCTGCTGGTGGAGCGCGCACGCACTCGTGGATTGCGTCTTGAGCCTGAGGTTGCCCACTTTATTGTGCTTCGCAGCGAGCGCAGCCCTGCCGGGTTGGTTGGGTTACTCAATCGTCTTGACCAACTGGCACTGGCGCAGCAACGCTCTGTCACTATTCCCTTTGTCAAGGATGCGCTGGGGTGGTAAAAAGGGTCGCTTACACAGATGCAACAGTCTGATACTGTAATAAGCGATACTATTGCCCCTAATTACATAGGGTTACATTGTACTAACCCACGGGCTCCGAAAGACCAATTAGAACAATAATGTCAGGCGGAATTACCGTCTGCAGGAGAACACAATGCGCCACCTTGGGCTTTGGCAGTGCCTTGCTGGTTGTACCCTGATTTTTGCAGCCACTTCCCATGCGACGGTTTACGAGATCAACAGTACTACGGACCCTGTAGTGACTGTAGTCGCTGTGGATAATATTGATGAGTCTCCGAACCCCCAAGTTTGGGATAAAGATACCAAGTGGCAGGCGACCACATCCGTAGCAGATGGCCTTTGTTCGGTCCGTGAGGCCGTTTATGCTAGTAACTATCGCATTTCTGTAGACGGTTGTGCGGCTGGCACGGGCAGCGACACCATCAAGCTCAAGGCAAACACAAACTACTTGCTCAGCCAGGGCAGCTTGCCAATCGGTATCGGCGAAAAGGTGGTCGTGACATCTGAGGAAGTGCCGGACACGGATACTCCCGACCCGAATGATACAAAGACCGAATACACGGTCACCTTCGAACCATTATCCAACCAGATCGCCATCAACATCCAGCTGGATGCCTTTGAAGACGCCGAAGACAAGGTGCGACCGGTTATTTCGGCGGGAAATCAATCCCGGGTGTTTACCATCCATGATGGTGGCGCCATGTCACTGGCCAACCTTGAACTGAGGGATGGCGATGCGACTGTGCCGGTCCTGACGGACCCTGAGATTGCCGAGAAAGAAGTCGATAACAATGGTGGCCTTATTCGCGCTGCTGGCACGGTGATCATCAACAGAAATGTGGTGCTGGCCGGTGGTGCGGCCGGGAATGGCGGCGCTCTGTATATGACCGAAGGCAGTGGCACTTCCTTTTCTAATGGCGGTCGCTTCGAGGACAACGTCGCCACCGGCTTTGGTTCCGTCATCGCCACCTCTGACACTTTCGATGGCAACATCATCGGCTATGACTTCTACATGGCCAACAATACCGCCGGTGGCGGTGTGGATGCTGGCGTCATCTATATGGATGGCGGTGTCGCTCCTCAGGCGGCGGTGATGGATAACTCCGTAAACCCACCTGTCGTGGTGACTCCTGCGGTGGCCGGGGTGGGAATCGGCATGGAACTGGGTAATGGCAC belongs to Alcanivorax sediminis and includes:
- a CDS encoding AraC family transcriptional regulator, which encodes MSDLGEISSAALQQYLAHADKLGLDTAAALIHAGIDPEQALRPEARIDGREFQRLLQRLADQSGDPLFGLHTSAFIQPGSYNVMGYISMSVHTLHEALLKVTLYERLVGDMGTTDINMESEQAQIRWHCRYPDQPVRRHLIDNVLSSWLCYARWLTGNDKLAPAEVLLEHPEPAATQIAEYERIFHCPVRFGQPHSALVGAPDLLMLPTRQPDPLLLSTLEAHATAQLAQLGIETSLSQRVRQCIKDAIGHTLPRKEAVAERLGMNIRTLHRHLADEGQSWQKLLDEIRLDQAKQLLRNTDQAQTFIADALGYSDIRSFQRSFKRHTGQTPGQFRKTGQTL
- a CDS encoding SIMPL domain-containing protein, with the translated sequence MKGFNVACLASLSILFLSACGPTPLPQERDSITVSGHGEVTATPDIFSVNATAQEEGSDIDAMKSRVDDQVEAMLELADDLDIPEAQTRATEFRVSPQWQYQPEQKLIGHQVSRSVHFRVNGLDTYAELLDGLAKLNIRNIQPAGSEVSNADTLSDAALKNAVEDARKRANVIAKAAGRDVGEAIRIESHTVGSPRPMMMMARSKEGAADSFRAGETDITAQVQITFELE
- the apbC gene encoding iron-sulfur cluster carrier protein ApbC → MSAAEQTIREQLGRFVPEDLGVSLDQAGAEIGIQTSSDTVTASVTLGYPCAGVESQLQSQMRAHLDALLEGREFILVLKSQVAAHRTQSDMPALDQVANVIAVASGKGGVGKSTTAVNLALALQAEGARVGLLDADVFGPSQPLMLGKPDGTRPEVLDGKTFVPVDAYGLQTMSMGYLTTQQTPVVWRGPKASGALVQMMEQTRWQQLDYLLVDLPPGTGDIQLTLAQKIPVAGAVVITTPQDIALLDAIKGVEMFRKVDIRVLGIVENMAVHICSECGHQEHVFGQGGGERMAQDYDTEVLAALPLSLKIREQADSGKPVVAACPDSEEAALYRKAARRMAARLSLTSKGKRAFPKVTQH
- the dcd gene encoding dCTP deaminase — translated: MTIKSDRWITRMANEHGMIEPFQAEQVRADASGNKLISYGVSSYGYDVRCADEFKVFTNIHSATVDPKHFDERSFVDIKGEYCIIPPNSFALARTVEYFRIPRNVLTVCLGKSTYARCGIIVNVTPLEPEWEGHVTLEFSNTTTLPAKIYANEGVAQMLFFESDEVCQTSYGDRGGKYQGQRGVTLPRA
- a CDS encoding DUF3108 domain-containing protein, whose amino-acid sequence is MRLFFLCLTLIFSSLVHADTLAPFAAEFRIYVNKLPTPVKADLVLEPAEGKDSYHMLLKASSFLLTNTEESFFEWRDCQPRTSRYLHEFEGFGQHRYHRMNFQWAPPRVHNVSEDDKESLDIPDNTLDELTILLRGRCVFSEGADQYSVTSVYGDRIRTHRFAVIGRETIKTPLGKLDTLLVEKKREGDSKKKRRTLFWVAPSLDYMVVKAKHIESTFLKAELIMTDYSGPDPDTAATQAVSNQEESARPASGLTPEAG
- a CDS encoding DUF3108 domain-containing protein, whose product is MGSLYQNKVIRSLRVLLLLAPILAVAPVASAQPPVTPFTLDYRLKSEGVPFTITATRTLKQVKGGLWKMEVSAKNWLGEIRETALFNWQSCTPQSSYYGYMRKGLGRLKEASLHLDRETGIAASERSGKGMLSYPISDTATDELSVSLALQCALERGEKDIELDVADERSLETQRFKVVGEETLKIDGERLKTVKVQRVRDDNSPRQTFMWFAPNHQFLLVQLQQKNKDGEHVMTLQSLEGK
- the purN gene encoding phosphoribosylglycinamide formyltransferase, producing the protein MTDTPTPSSHRLAVLISGSGTNLQAILDAIAEGSLQAQVAVVLSNKADAGGLERARQAGIPTEVLDHRQFDSREAFDQAMIDKLDVYKPETVVLAGFMRILSPLFVRHYTGQLINIHPSLLPKYRGLHTHARALEAGDREHGCSIHFVTEELDGGPLIAQARVEIVANDNPESLSNRVQIREHQLYPLVLQWRAEQRLSLDEQGVLLDGKPLPEQGHQVP
- the purM gene encoding phosphoribosylformylglycinamidine cyclo-ligase codes for the protein MTEQKRPLTYRDAGVDIDAGNELVKRIAPVAKRTRRPEVLGGLGGFGALCELPTRYKNPVLVAGTDGVGTKLRLAIDTGRHDKVGIDLVAMCVNDLIVGGAEPLFFLDYYATGKLDVETATSVVTGIGEGCEMAGCALIGGETAEMPGMYEGEDYDLAGFCVGVVEKDGVLDGSKVQAGDKLIALASSGPHSNGYSLVRRIMAQADTNIELEGKPLMEHLLAPTRIYVKPLLKLIEQVEVHALAHITGGGLPENLPRVMPENTQAVIDTNSWEFPAVFQWLQEEGQVPAFEMYRTFNCGVGMVIVVPADQVDATLALMEAEGEKAFLMGEIREGQGEPEVVLEGLKD
- a CDS encoding DUF2066 domain-containing protein, encoding MRNYGKQVVAALILLLGVPVALAGTLDTVSVSVENRTPEEQQRALGEALNQVLVRLSGKPSVLELPVAGEAAEQLNRWVIRQDFRDGQLVARFDTGGLMQLLSSRRAPVWGVPRPRVLVWLVDQGTGKGSMVNPGHPDFAMLKQEADRRGLDVVLPEWDSVDRGALAVADIRGRFDNQILDASARYPHEMVLAAVLYSGSPATVSWRVLQGRKTLDDGRLKADSTEQAIADLVDSVTNQLADRFAVAGGASDQRTLLTVETVGSLGDWKSLRDFLAGLGGVQSVSLVQVSGDSLIYGLDFAGSDAQLRDLLSLSSSLTPCPDETVAGPQWRYCWRR
- the hda gene encoding DnaA regulatory inactivator Hda; translated protein: MASQLPLALQLREGNDLSNFIVGENGALFQGVREAVVGVDRQAFIWGPDGQGKSHLLEGAVRLAQLHGLNACLLPAEELLPLSPEVLESMEQFDLLAVDDCQHFAGDARWEEALFHLYNRLMARGGRLLVTANASPVAMGLMLPDLATRLAAGPVYRLQALGDEGLESLLVERARTRGLRLEPEVAHFIVLRSERSPAGLVGLLNRLDQLALAQQRSVTIPFVKDALGW